A stretch of the Flavobacterium aquiphilum genome encodes the following:
- a CDS encoding sialate O-acetylesterase, giving the protein MRNFKKSIIALFVVLGSFQINAKIKLPALFTDNMMLQQKSNAPIWGWAEKNANVTVKASWSTKICKTKADDSGKWKTELQTPSFGGPFTIEVSEGAEKVLIKNVLIGEVWLCSGQSNMEMPLKGFPGQPVRNGNEIIVKSANKNIRLITIPRATVLQPLDNFEGKWEVASPKSTGNFSATAWYFGSLLQEVLQVPVGLIHVSYGGSSMEAWMNQEMLKDFASAKIPTTKEELAKDPNRVPTTLFNGMLSPVIGYGIKGCIWYQGESNYERANEYTALMKKMVSSWRALWKQGDFPFYFAQIAPFNYASFHPKDYLEKYNSAYLREAQLKASKEIPNAGLAVLMDVGEENNIHPTDKEKGGNRLAFQALSKTYGVEGFEFESPKYKSMEIKDNSVTVSFDDVPNGITSYGKEVNGFEIAGEDKVFYPAKAEVRRKSVVLTSDKVAKPVAVRYLWKDFVKAELFSNGGLPMSSFRTDEW; this is encoded by the coding sequence ATGAGAAATTTTAAAAAATCAATTATTGCTCTTTTTGTGGTTTTAGGAAGCTTTCAAATCAATGCCAAAATCAAACTTCCGGCGCTGTTTACGGACAATATGATGTTACAGCAAAAGTCGAATGCACCAATCTGGGGTTGGGCTGAAAAGAATGCAAATGTTACAGTAAAAGCATCTTGGAGCACAAAAATCTGCAAAACAAAAGCAGACGATTCAGGAAAGTGGAAAACAGAATTACAAACCCCATCATTTGGCGGTCCGTTTACAATTGAAGTTTCTGAAGGAGCTGAAAAAGTGCTTATCAAAAACGTTTTGATTGGCGAAGTTTGGTTATGTTCGGGACAGTCGAATATGGAAATGCCTTTGAAAGGATTTCCTGGACAGCCTGTGAGAAACGGCAATGAAATCATCGTAAAATCGGCCAATAAAAACATTCGTCTGATTACAATTCCGCGCGCAACCGTGTTGCAACCTTTGGATAATTTTGAAGGAAAATGGGAAGTGGCTTCGCCAAAATCTACGGGTAATTTTAGCGCAACAGCTTGGTATTTTGGTTCGCTTTTGCAAGAAGTATTGCAGGTTCCCGTGGGATTGATTCACGTTTCGTACGGAGGTTCAAGTATGGAAGCCTGGATGAATCAGGAAATGTTGAAAGATTTTGCAAGTGCCAAAATTCCAACCACAAAAGAAGAGTTGGCCAAAGACCCAAACCGCGTTCCGACGACTTTGTTTAACGGAATGCTTTCGCCGGTTATTGGTTACGGAATCAAAGGCTGTATTTGGTACCAAGGGGAATCCAATTACGAAAGAGCAAATGAATACACTGCTTTGATGAAAAAGATGGTTTCGAGTTGGAGAGCGTTGTGGAAACAAGGTGATTTTCCTTTTTATTTCGCACAGATTGCACCGTTCAATTACGCTTCTTTTCATCCGAAAGATTATTTGGAAAAATACAATTCGGCTTATTTGAGAGAAGCACAATTGAAAGCTTCGAAGGAAATTCCAAATGCTGGATTGGCGGTTTTGATGGATGTTGGTGAAGAAAATAATATTCACCCAACGGACAAAGAAAAAGGAGGAAACCGTTTGGCGTTTCAGGCTTTGAGTAAAACCTACGGGGTGGAAGGCTTCGAATTTGAAAGCCCGAAATACAAAAGTATGGAGATAAAAGACAATTCTGTTACCGTTTCTTTTGATGATGTGCCTAACGGAATAACATCTTACGGAAAAGAGGTGAACGGTTTTGAAATCGCAGGAGAAGACAAGGTTTTTTATCCTGCAAAAGCGGAAGTTCGCAGAAAATCGGTGGTTTTGACTTCGGACAAAGTGGCGAAACCCGTAGCGGTACGCTATTTGTGGAAGGATTTTGTAAAAGCGGAATTGTTCAGTAATGGCGGATTGCCGATGTCGTCGTTTAGGACTGATGAGTGGTAG
- a CDS encoding pectate lyase family protein — MIKKLVGAAALAMLLATNGQAQNTDKQIVKVDFDFFQRRLEEVHDPAYDSWVVNEQKEAEKKFNNVTFKLKGNFTSKWNKVGMNAPFYNKLASDGLVTAENLELKISGLKEGKHTLLTFHNAFDVITGKTFSPIKIYVNGKLAETVNASQRTNTKVDAAMAYLTFNAVKSKEVIIRFEIDPTTNPDIVKEIVINGFELDTPNLMNQARTPQPNNGDEHVELTKNVILKWDASKNAVAHKLYFGDDKNAVANATESSKEFKTKSIETSFPVSNLYSGLTYYWRVDEIDSNGNVTLGNVWSFKPAQLAFPGAEGYGRYAVGGRGGKVVEVTNLNDDGPGSLRDAVNQEIGPRTIVFNVSGNIQLASRLVVNQPYITIAGQTAPGEGITITRAPIGLTGNDGVIRFLKVRIGGGKTYDGMGLTGANFSIIDHCSISWTIDESFSSRGAHHISLQRTLISEALNVAGHDKYGPGKMHGYAATIGGDIGSFHHNLLAHNEGRNWSIGGGLNGEGYYTGRIDIRNNVVYNWGARATDGGANEVNFVNNYYKPGASTKIFVALNAQHEGVGKGMQRYYFDGNIMPGYFDAKTQEKGRKMTITHDEKVSYQTFVDKPFFDSYVETQSAEAAYKNVLSDVGANQPFFDKHDNRIIDETLKGTFTYKGSKSGLGGMIDNEADQGGWPNFASETRAADWDTDHDGLPNFWEKAFGLNENSKAGDFSDANSDPERDGFTELDNYLDWLAQPHYFVNSGEKVVLSATDFFKGYEKSPVYTFSELKNGKVDLKGKEIQFFTVEKGFASFIITVKDADGDSMSRKINFFVK, encoded by the coding sequence ATGATTAAGAAATTAGTGGGGGCTGCAGCTTTGGCTATGCTATTGGCAACAAACGGGCAAGCTCAAAATACGGACAAACAAATCGTAAAAGTCGATTTTGACTTTTTTCAAAGACGATTGGAAGAAGTACATGATCCGGCTTATGATTCATGGGTGGTAAACGAGCAAAAAGAAGCTGAGAAAAAGTTTAATAATGTAACTTTTAAGCTAAAAGGAAATTTTACTTCCAAATGGAATAAAGTAGGGATGAATGCTCCTTTTTACAACAAATTGGCAAGTGACGGATTGGTTACAGCAGAAAATTTGGAACTAAAAATAAGCGGATTGAAAGAAGGAAAACATACGCTTTTGACGTTTCATAATGCGTTTGATGTGATTACAGGAAAGACTTTTTCCCCGATAAAAATTTATGTAAACGGAAAATTGGCAGAGACTGTAAATGCAAGCCAAAGAACCAATACAAAGGTTGATGCAGCAATGGCTTATTTAACTTTTAATGCTGTAAAATCAAAGGAAGTAATCATTCGTTTTGAAATCGACCCAACTACAAATCCTGATATTGTAAAGGAAATTGTTATCAATGGTTTTGAGTTGGACACACCAAATTTAATGAATCAGGCGCGCACTCCACAACCTAATAATGGAGACGAACACGTTGAGCTAACTAAAAATGTAATATTGAAATGGGATGCTTCAAAGAATGCAGTAGCTCACAAATTGTATTTTGGAGATGATAAAAACGCCGTAGCTAATGCAACTGAATCATCGAAGGAATTCAAAACAAAATCAATTGAAACAAGTTTTCCAGTTTCTAATTTGTACAGTGGTTTAACTTATTACTGGCGTGTTGATGAGATTGATAGTAACGGTAATGTAACTTTAGGTAACGTTTGGTCATTCAAGCCTGCACAATTGGCTTTCCCGGGTGCTGAAGGTTACGGCCGATATGCAGTTGGAGGTCGTGGAGGAAAAGTGGTTGAAGTAACAAATCTAAACGATGACGGACCTGGAAGTTTGCGTGATGCGGTAAATCAGGAAATTGGACCAAGAACGATTGTTTTTAATGTTTCGGGAAATATTCAATTGGCTTCAAGATTGGTGGTAAACCAACCTTACATTACAATCGCTGGTCAAACTGCGCCAGGGGAAGGAATTACAATTACCAGAGCACCTATTGGCTTGACTGGAAATGACGGTGTTATCCGATTTTTGAAAGTTAGAATTGGTGGTGGAAAGACATATGATGGAATGGGATTGACCGGTGCTAACTTCAGTATTATTGATCACTGCTCAATTAGTTGGACAATCGACGAATCATTCAGTTCTCGTGGTGCGCACCATATTTCGTTGCAAAGAACCTTGATTTCAGAGGCTTTGAACGTTGCAGGTCATGATAAATACGGCCCAGGTAAAATGCATGGTTATGCAGCAACGATTGGTGGTGATATCGGAAGTTTTCATCATAATTTATTGGCACATAATGAAGGACGAAACTGGAGTATTGGCGGTGGTTTGAACGGTGAGGGGTATTATACAGGAAGAATAGATATCCGAAATAATGTAGTTTATAACTGGGGAGCAAGAGCAACTGACGGCGGTGCCAACGAGGTGAATTTTGTAAATAACTATTATAAACCGGGTGCTTCGACTAAGATTTTTGTGGCATTGAATGCGCAACACGAAGGAGTTGGAAAAGGGATGCAACGCTATTATTTTGATGGAAATATAATGCCGGGTTATTTTGATGCGAAAACTCAAGAGAAAGGTAGAAAAATGACAATAACTCATGATGAAAAGGTTAGCTATCAAACATTTGTTGATAAACCATTTTTCGATTCTTATGTAGAAACTCAATCGGCAGAAGCAGCATATAAAAATGTACTTTCGGATGTTGGGGCGAATCAGCCGTTTTTTGACAAACACGATAACCGAATCATTGACGAAACTTTAAAAGGAACATTTACTTATAAAGGAAGCAAAAGTGGTTTGGGCGGTATGATTGACAACGAAGCCGATCAAGGGGGATGGCCGAATTTTGCATCAGAAACTCGTGCTGCAGATTGGGATACCGATCACGACGGATTGCCTAACTTTTGGGAAAAAGCTTTTGGTTTGAACGAAAATTCTAAAGCAGGTGATTTTTCAGATGCCAATTCAGATCCAGAAAGAGACGGATTTACAGAATTAGATAATTATTTAGATTGGTTGGCGCAACCTCATTATTTTGTAAATTCGGGCGAAAAAGTAGTTTTATCTGCGACCGATTTTTTCAAAGGATATGAGAAAAGCCCGGTTTATACTTTCTCTGAACTTAAAAATGGGAAAGTAGATTTAAAAGGAAAAGAGATTCAGTTTTTTACAGTAGAAAAAGGATTTGCATCTTTCATAATCACGGTGAAAGACGCGGACGGAGATTCAATGAGTCGTAAAATTAATTTCTTTGTGAAATAA
- a CDS encoding glycosyl hydrolase — protein MFQKKHLFFILLLAGLASAQENPKKENTSFQPTIETSRPWVYWYWMQSAYSKEGITADLEAMKQAGIGGAYLMTIKGPSNPPLMDPPVLQLSKEFWNLVYWALTEADRLGVKIAFHPADGFAVAGGPWITPETSMQKVVWKDTIIIGNQFRKLKLAVPNHYKDYYKDIATFAIPVKESFETSEKKHPKITSSLGNFDASFLNDSKKDDQFRLKEKGWVQYEFDQPFLCKSVQIETKGNNYQAHRLIVEVSDDGVNFKSLGRLATPRQGWQDTDAFYTHSIVPTKAKYFRFVYDPEGSEPGAEDLDPAKWNQGLKVAKIYLSNEPLIDNYQGKSGAIWRLSPQVTEKEINSSDCVDLAKMINISKFVDANGILDWKAPSKGNWRIIRFGYTSTGHENATAGGGRGLEVDKFNVDAVRFQLDHWFGEMLRTAGPELASKVVKILHMDSWECGSQNWSPVFQAEFKKRRGYDIVTYLPVMAGIPVENIETSEKVLYDVRKTISELIAENFFGTLKGIAKDANVKFSSENVAPTMMSDGLLHFKYVDYPSGEFWLKSPTHDKPNDMLDAISGGHIYGKDIIQAEAFTALKMDWDEHPGNLKVVADRNYALGINRFFYHVFVHNPWIDRKPGMTLDGIGSFFQRDQTWWKPGKAWVDYCQRVQFQLQKGKPVIDLAVFIGDDLPSRAVLPDRLVPFIPNVFGKDRLESEAIRLKNEGQPSIKMPKEVSSTKNSTDLSQWINAMNGYQYDSFNADVLLNNAKVENGKVIFSNSIQYGALLFPGSHKMAPNKMISLAVAKKILELVKDGATVFIDEKPNLQPGMYSDADHKSWQTTIDEIWNNTSNATSWKIGKGTIIKLPYLGNDFTEIGITQDVYFPNLNRADSETIAWTHRQSDEEDIYFLSNQKESKRTFEASFRVVEKIPLWYNPVTDKTSALANWKIENGRTVVSITLDKNESGFVIFKEKTKEVLAKGYQKGSEFEKVQTLDENWELQFDSEFRGPKEVVKTNKLFDWSTSDNNQIKYYSGTVIYKKEFVWNGNSKEQLWLDLGTIANIAEVSINGIDCGTLWTFPYKVGISQALKKGKNSIVIKITNTWANRLIGDEKLPKEQRLTWTNAPFRLEGEPLLKAGLLGPVTIVKEK, from the coding sequence ATGTTTCAAAAAAAACACCTCTTTTTTATTTTACTTCTTGCAGGATTGGCTTCCGCACAGGAAAATCCTAAAAAAGAAAACACCTCTTTTCAACCAACCATAGAAACCTCAAGACCTTGGGTTTATTGGTATTGGATGCAGAGCGCTTACTCCAAAGAAGGCATTACCGCCGATTTGGAAGCGATGAAACAAGCCGGAATTGGCGGTGCTTATTTAATGACGATTAAAGGCCCTTCAAATCCACCATTGATGGATCCGCCCGTTTTGCAATTGAGCAAAGAATTTTGGAATTTGGTATATTGGGCATTGACAGAAGCTGACCGATTAGGCGTGAAAATTGCTTTTCATCCTGCAGATGGTTTTGCCGTTGCCGGTGGGCCTTGGATAACACCCGAAACGTCGATGCAAAAAGTGGTATGGAAGGATACTATCATTATCGGAAACCAATTTAGAAAACTGAAATTGGCTGTTCCTAACCATTACAAAGATTACTATAAAGACATCGCCACTTTTGCCATTCCGGTTAAAGAAAGTTTTGAGACTTCGGAAAAAAAACACCCAAAAATCACGTCAAGCTTGGGCAATTTTGACGCATCGTTTTTAAACGATTCAAAGAAAGACGATCAATTTAGGTTAAAGGAAAAAGGATGGGTTCAATACGAATTTGATCAGCCGTTTTTGTGCAAATCTGTTCAAATTGAAACCAAAGGGAATAATTACCAAGCGCATCGTTTAATTGTTGAAGTGAGCGATGACGGCGTTAATTTCAAAAGCCTTGGACGATTAGCCACACCACGTCAAGGTTGGCAAGATACGGATGCCTTTTACACTCACAGTATCGTACCAACAAAAGCGAAATATTTCCGTTTTGTTTACGATCCCGAAGGAAGTGAACCCGGAGCCGAAGATTTGGATCCCGCAAAATGGAATCAGGGATTGAAAGTCGCCAAAATCTATTTGTCAAATGAGCCGCTGATTGATAATTATCAAGGAAAATCGGGAGCAATTTGGCGTTTGAGTCCACAAGTAACCGAAAAGGAAATCAACAGTTCCGATTGTGTTGATTTGGCAAAAATGATCAATATTTCGAAGTTTGTTGATGCCAATGGAATATTGGATTGGAAAGCTCCATCCAAAGGGAATTGGCGAATCATTCGTTTTGGATACACGTCAACTGGACACGAAAATGCAACGGCAGGCGGTGGAAGAGGATTGGAAGTGGATAAATTTAATGTTGATGCCGTTCGTTTTCAATTGGATCATTGGTTCGGCGAAATGTTGAGAACTGCAGGGCCTGAACTGGCTTCCAAAGTGGTCAAAATTCTCCATATGGATAGCTGGGAATGCGGTAGCCAAAACTGGTCTCCTGTTTTTCAAGCCGAATTTAAAAAACGAAGAGGCTATGATATTGTAACCTATTTGCCGGTTATGGCTGGAATTCCTGTTGAGAATATTGAAACTTCGGAGAAAGTATTATATGATGTCCGAAAAACGATTTCAGAATTAATCGCAGAAAACTTTTTTGGAACATTAAAAGGAATTGCAAAAGACGCCAATGTAAAATTCAGTTCAGAGAATGTCGCGCCAACAATGATGAGCGACGGGCTTTTACACTTTAAATACGTTGATTATCCGAGTGGGGAATTTTGGCTGAAAAGCCCAACCCACGATAAGCCCAATGATATGCTCGATGCCATTTCGGGAGGGCATATTTATGGTAAAGATATCATTCAGGCCGAAGCTTTTACGGCTTTAAAAATGGACTGGGACGAACATCCCGGAAACCTAAAAGTGGTTGCGGATCGCAATTACGCACTCGGAATTAACCGATTTTTCTATCACGTTTTTGTGCATAATCCGTGGATAGACAGAAAGCCCGGAATGACGCTGGATGGTATCGGTTCTTTTTTTCAAAGAGACCAAACCTGGTGGAAACCCGGGAAAGCTTGGGTGGATTATTGCCAAAGAGTGCAGTTTCAGTTGCAAAAAGGAAAGCCGGTAATTGATTTGGCTGTTTTTATTGGTGATGATTTGCCTTCAAGAGCGGTGCTTCCGGATAGATTGGTGCCGTTTATTCCGAATGTTTTTGGAAAAGATCGCCTGGAAAGTGAAGCCATTAGATTGAAAAACGAAGGTCAGCCTAGCATTAAAATGCCGAAAGAGGTTAGTTCGACTAAAAATTCAACCGATTTGTCGCAATGGATTAACGCGATGAATGGTTATCAATATGATTCTTTCAATGCCGATGTTTTATTGAATAATGCTAAAGTCGAAAACGGAAAAGTAATTTTCAGCAACAGTATTCAGTATGGTGCTTTGCTGTTTCCGGGAAGTCACAAAATGGCGCCGAACAAAATGATTTCTTTGGCTGTTGCCAAAAAAATATTGGAATTGGTCAAAGACGGAGCAACTGTTTTCATTGACGAAAAACCGAATCTGCAACCAGGAATGTATTCAGATGCCGATCATAAAAGTTGGCAAACTACAATCGATGAAATTTGGAACAATACTTCGAATGCAACTTCGTGGAAAATAGGAAAAGGAACGATAATTAAATTGCCTTATTTAGGAAATGATTTTACTGAAATCGGAATTACTCAGGATGTCTATTTTCCAAATCTAAATAGAGCAGATTCTGAAACCATTGCCTGGACACACCGTCAATCGGATGAGGAGGATATTTACTTTTTATCGAATCAAAAAGAATCAAAAAGAACATTTGAAGCTTCGTTTCGAGTAGTCGAAAAAATCCCGCTTTGGTACAATCCGGTTACCGATAAAACTTCAGCATTGGCCAACTGGAAAATCGAAAACGGAAGAACTGTTGTTTCGATAACCTTAGATAAAAATGAATCTGGTTTTGTTATTTTTAAGGAAAAAACAAAAGAGGTTTTGGCAAAAGGCTATCAAAAAGGTTCTGAGTTTGAAAAGGTGCAGACTTTGGACGAAAACTGGGAATTACAGTTTGATTCCGAATTTAGAGGGCCAAAAGAAGTTGTGAAAACCAATAAATTGTTTGATTGGAGCACTTCGGATAATAACCAAATCAAATATTATTCGGGTACGGTTATCTATAAAAAAGAGTTTGTTTGGAACGGAAATAGTAAAGAACAATTGTGGTTGGATTTGGGTACAATCGCCAATATCGCCGAAGTTAGCATCAACGGAATAGATTGTGGTACGCTTTGGACATTTCCCTATAAAGTTGGTATTTCGCAAGCCTTGAAAAAAGGGAAAAATAGTATTGTCATCAAAATTACCAACACTTGGGCAAACCGATTGATTGGTGACGAAAAATTGCCAAAGGAACAAAGATTAACCTGGACTAACGCCCCTTTCAGATTGGAAGGAGAGCCTTTGCTGAAAGCGGGATTGCTGGGCCCGGTTACGATTGTAAAAGAAAAATAA
- a CDS encoding DUF5703 domain-containing protein, producing the protein MKYIKYILLFTTFLVKAQIPVLDNYNQIWTTQSANSSESMPLGGGDIGLNVWVEKGDLYFYFSRSGTFDEHNTLLKLGRVKVALSPNPFAGKEGFHQELKLKDGYILVGQNDAKIKLWVDVFKPVIHLDLESKTPLKMTASYESWRYKNRDSKGKANNANSYKWAPQGDIVTFKDSIAFENNGIKFYHRNREQTVFDVAVKQQKMESVKDQMMNPIANLTFGGFMKGENLKSDGTYLGKYQETDFKGFNLSSIKPSKKQSLEIYLNTSQSDFSTWNNGLKNQISEYKIKGKQAEKNTQIWWNNFWNRSFIFTQKNKSAEKDSVYQIGQNYQLFRYMLGCNAYGKYPTKFNGGLFTVDPVFTNPDLNFTPDFRNWGGGTMTAQNQRLVYYPMTKSGDFDMMKSQLDYYLSLQKNAELRSKVYWKHGGAVFVEQLENFALPNPAEYEWKRPADYDPGMEYNAWLEYEWDTVFEFCKMMLEQKEYAGEDIQKYNSFIVSCLRFFDEHYQFLAKQRGRKALDSDGHLILYPGSGAETYKMAYNSNSTISALKIITEKLLNLSEKELSKEELDYLKGFQTRIPPLNFRTFDGFKTLAPAKSWERVNNSEVPQLYPVYPWGIYGIGKPDLETALNTWKYDTDAIKFRNHIGWKQDNIFSARLGLTEEAAKYNTLKMANSGRRFPAFWGPGYDWVPDHNWGGSGMIGMQEMLLQEADGKLYLFPAWPKEWNVYFKLHAKENTTIEAELIDGELKGLKVIPEGRKKDVINLLGKSEAEKTKLK; encoded by the coding sequence TTGAAATACATAAAATACATACTTCTCTTCACTACGTTTTTAGTCAAAGCGCAAATTCCCGTGCTTGATAATTACAACCAAATATGGACAACCCAAAGTGCAAATTCCTCTGAGTCGATGCCTTTGGGAGGCGGTGATATTGGCTTGAATGTTTGGGTAGAAAAAGGGGATTTATACTTCTATTTTTCGCGAAGCGGAACTTTTGACGAACATAATACATTGCTGAAATTAGGTCGCGTAAAAGTGGCGCTAAGTCCAAATCCTTTTGCCGGAAAAGAAGGTTTTCATCAGGAATTGAAACTCAAAGACGGCTACATTTTGGTTGGACAAAATGATGCTAAAATCAAGCTTTGGGTGGATGTTTTCAAGCCAGTAATCCATTTGGATTTAGAAAGCAAAACGCCTCTGAAAATGACCGCTTCCTACGAAAGTTGGCGTTACAAAAACCGTGATTCCAAAGGAAAGGCCAATAATGCCAATTCGTATAAATGGGCACCGCAGGGAGATATTGTCACTTTCAAAGATTCCATTGCATTTGAAAATAACGGAATCAAATTTTACCACCGAAACCGAGAGCAAACCGTTTTTGATGTTGCAGTAAAACAGCAAAAAATGGAATCGGTTAAGGATCAAATGATGAATCCGATTGCGAATTTGACTTTTGGCGGATTTATGAAAGGCGAGAATTTAAAATCGGACGGAACTTACCTTGGAAAATATCAGGAAACTGATTTCAAAGGATTTAATTTATCGAGTATAAAACCATCGAAAAAACAGTCACTGGAAATTTATTTGAACACAAGTCAATCTGATTTTAGTACGTGGAATAACGGATTGAAAAATCAAATTTCGGAGTACAAAATCAAAGGAAAACAAGCGGAGAAAAACACTCAGATTTGGTGGAATAATTTTTGGAACCGCAGTTTTATTTTTACGCAAAAAAACAAATCAGCAGAGAAAGATTCGGTGTATCAAATCGGGCAGAATTATCAGTTGTTCCGTTATATGCTGGGTTGCAATGCCTACGGGAAATATCCAACCAAATTCAACGGCGGACTGTTTACAGTTGATCCAGTTTTTACCAATCCCGATTTGAATTTCACACCCGATTTCAGAAATTGGGGAGGAGGAACGATGACGGCTCAAAACCAACGGTTGGTTTATTATCCAATGACAAAAAGTGGTGATTTTGATATGATGAAATCACAGTTGGATTATTATTTAAGTTTACAAAAAAATGCCGAATTGCGTTCGAAAGTATATTGGAAACACGGTGGAGCAGTTTTCGTTGAACAACTGGAAAATTTTGCTTTGCCAAATCCTGCGGAGTATGAGTGGAAACGTCCGGCAGACTACGATCCCGGAATGGAATATAACGCTTGGTTGGAGTACGAATGGGACACGGTTTTTGAGTTTTGCAAAATGATGTTGGAACAGAAAGAATATGCTGGAGAAGACATTCAAAAATACAATTCGTTTATCGTCAGTTGCTTGAGATTCTTTGATGAACATTATCAATTTTTAGCGAAACAAAGAGGAAGAAAAGCTTTGGATTCGGATGGACATTTGATTCTTTATCCTGGTTCAGGAGCCGAAACTTATAAAATGGCGTATAATTCCAATAGCACTATTTCGGCCTTAAAAATAATTACTGAAAAGCTATTAAACCTTTCGGAAAAAGAATTGTCTAAAGAAGAGCTTGATTATTTGAAAGGCTTTCAAACGCGAATTCCGCCTTTGAATTTCAGAACTTTTGATGGATTTAAAACATTGGCACCAGCCAAATCTTGGGAACGCGTAAACAATTCCGAAGTGCCACAATTGTACCCGGTTTATCCGTGGGGAATTTACGGCATTGGAAAACCTGATTTAGAAACCGCTTTAAATACCTGGAAATACGATACCGATGCGATAAAATTTAGAAATCATATCGGTTGGAAACAGGATAATATTTTTTCGGCGCGTTTAGGATTAACGGAAGAAGCAGCGAAATACAACACCTTGAAGATGGCCAATTCGGGTAGAAGATTTCCAGCTTTTTGGGGACCGGGATATGATTGGGTTCCTGATCACAACTGGGGTGGTTCAGGGATGATTGGAATGCAGGAAATGCTTTTACAGGAAGCAGATGGTAAACTATACCTTTTTCCGGCGTGGCCAAAAGAATGGAATGTCTATTTCAAATTGCATGCAAAAGAGAATACTACAATTGAAGCCGAACTGATTGATGGGGAATTAAAAGGTCTCAAAGTAATTCCGGAAGGAAGAAAAAAAGATGTTATTAACCTGCTTGGAAAATCGGAAGCAGAAAAAACCAAATTAAAATGA